A window of Gossypium raimondii isolate GPD5lz chromosome 7, ASM2569854v1, whole genome shotgun sequence genomic DNA:
AGTTTATGATATTCTGAATGCCGTGGGTCTTATTTACTGGAATAAATTGTTAATGCTTTTAGTCCTTTGCATTATAATTGATTCCATGGTTTAGTTTTAGCATTGAGTTAATGGATTAAAAGGAAGTATTGAGGTGATTCTCCTTTGCAGTTTAACATGGGGAATGATGTGTTGTCTTTTGgtgatttgaatgtttatggAAGTTGAGTTCTTCTAGTAATGAGTTTGAGAGCTTTGATGGAGGTAATAAAGGGAAAACTGCTGGTTTTTATGGTGTTGAAGATTGGGGTGAAACTGGTGGCATTGATCCCTTGCCTTCTGATTATGGATTAGGCTCAGGAGTTGCAatgtgttagagtatgcccaaagatcaatcatgagatagttgtaataacatacttgatttatcatgtttattaatataatgcgttaccattattatttcagtttcttttctgtgtatataaataaactgttttataataatgtcatgagaataatatgattattcttaaaagttccttagtcaagtattattgttggataggacaacgataatgcattaagactaacatgtagttgattgatgataaagagttgtcattgatatagaatgtcgaatcattacatgaatatgtgtgttagagaacaacatattggatgacccgttatgagtatgtttcttggattattatgtaattgtcacgacattactcataatgattaatatttatatgatcctcgacttgagatcatcataatcccaacatcgtgagttgtatattttgatacgatcaaacgtaatcagaatcggttgttctataaagatcgatgttggatataccacaatctatgtagagggatatggttggtcgatataggataagtccctcctacataatatgggtaatatcttaggccacttgattaagtgagactagaaatgcatggccatgctcaaataagttgatattagatgtcatacttatttgtatatcgtagtctccttaagatatcaaggaacatggaatggacaatgcaagtgtgactattccatgacttgtgtccaatccagagataaatgacttaaggattattgcataaaaggttaatcataaaaaaaggttatgtcgaatcatgatctcttgtgacttaggtagcaatgatgcattgctagatgccactcattgtttgtagcattagaatcattctagtgttactgctaacgttacaggaacctacagggtcacaccctatagttgaaatgaacggaataaaccatagttggtattatttttggggtcgcttgaattaaattaattatagaattaatttaattcggtaatcaaatttccaacacattatgtacaaggttgttgtatgtataatgaggacatgaatttggttagcataagaattcaaataaatatatggtttaccgaacttatattataattaatgtaattataattttcggtataaaaatattattatatttatttaattcctaaaaaccctaaaacaaaaggatatatataatctcgtttttctttgtttgagcctagcagccgtcaaagaaaaataactctcaaaactgttttggggattccttccgttcatagtcaattgggtggattacgtagaggccgagATCACGATAGATTGAGGCTTGGTTCGACAGCAGATCAGCCTACTCGTTGTTGaggtgttgctgtctactctgaataaacattaggtaatttcgtaaccttgatcaccccgattcgttcctcacacatggatccatggttaggttcgctgattttatttattttttcgctGCGTCGTAAGGGTGCCAGTGATCCAACACAATGGGCAAGCACTAGGTTTAAAGGCAATTAGGATTTTATTGATGTGCATGTATAAGTTTTTTAGCTAATGTCTGGTTCATCACTTTTTGCTGCAGTGAAATTTATGCTAATGTATAAGAGACTTTATGCTTGAGATTTTGGACTCGTTTTCATATGCCAATTGTTTGTGAAATGAGTTGGTAACATGCTGAACATGTTTAAGAGCATGTAGGAGACCATTAGCATATCTTGAAATTCTATTTGTTTGAGTTACTCCATCAACAAATTTTGCGTCTTTCATCCAAATCCTCAAATTTGCACCtaataatatattgatttttaaatgaaatcCATTCAAATTTCCCATTCAAATTCttgattaaatatataatgagggattaattaattaattaattaattatacgTGAAAGAtaacttaataatatataacaaaatcttGCACCAATCAAACTCATGATTCAACACATTAGTTACAATTCTTTCACAATTTCCTACAAGAAAACTCATTTTCATACTTTCATTTTAAGTGgtactttcaaaaatttatatatgtaaaaacaatttattaatatatattaataaatatatattaatatatgtaaaacaacttttcggaaaatatttttgaaatcgcTAAAtgcaatgagaaaatattttacacagatttaccaaacaccagaaaatattttccagtaaatcattttacagaaaagtaaaacatttttcagaaatcattttacggaaaacattttactgccaAACAAACAGACCCGTAATTAAGGTCAAATTTGGAGTAGACTCATCCCGTCcctttttagaatatttttaatatatacaagTAATAAGTTTTGAGGTTACCCTGATCTCCTCCATCCTCATCTAATCGTTTGCCTCCTCTCCTTCTTCACTTATATTTGTGttctattttacattttgaaaaattagcCTACTTAATTCATAAAGCCATTGTTGTTATTAGTCTCCTGCATGTCGTGGTTGCAAAGTTCATGGATGATATTGTATAAATCACAACCTTATTTTTGAGTTTGGGGTCTTCTTTGGGGTACCTAAGTGTGTTcctatgaaaaattattttgttttcctcaattatatatatgtatatataaattcttaGATGTTGGATACTTTGATCTCTTCCATGTTCATAAATTATGATTGGTTTTGACAGTTTTTCATtcctgttttattttttaacttatttttcttgtaaagaTCAAATGACTAGAATTGGTGGATTAAAATgaggttgaattttttatttaatttcaaggatagttctttttaaaagattgaaatcaaGATATGGTGATTATGAGTTAGTTTAGCATTATTTATAGAAACActcttgaaataaaattattgttaaacaatatattttgaatttttaaaaatgctgctttttttaccaaaaatgaaGTAGAAAATTCTAATTTTGCCTAAAATACTTCTTCAcccaaaagtacttttaaatTAACTCTAAATTTTAAAGTGAGATCATAGAGGGCAAAAGTGTTAAACTACCTATAAAAACTAGGCTAACCATTCTTACTAGAGAATTATGATTTAGCTAATAAatgattaagttataaattaacatagaatctctaaaattaaaaaaaatatttattttaaaaataataattaaatttttgaaaataataaaaatattttaatctgtAAAAAATCTATAACTTAATTCTGTTTCGTCTTAAAAAATTTTGCAAGGCCCCTGCTAAAGATCCAGGCCTGCAAAAGGTGAAAAACATTGCATTCGGCAGTCATGAAGTTTTGGTCAATTTTCGGCTTAACCCgctgaaaaaaattaatattttcaattttaaaattaataaaattaggaaaataaatattttacttaattaaaaaaatgataatgagCTTACCTAAAATTTGAGGCGAGTATTTTACGAATATAAAAACGACAACCGGAATCAGTTGAATCTCTTCCCATAATACTCCCAGTTTCGTGGTtcgaaaatcaattaaaaaaaaaaaactgcaaaTCAATATCAACATTTGCTTCTTTAGCAGTGGAAATGAGATTCACTGTTTGATAGTAATACAACTAGAATTCTTGAAAATGGCTCTTTACCTATCTTCCTTTTTTCCCCTCGCCGCCACTACCACTACCACGAGCCTCTCATTCTCTTCCTCTTTCTCAGTAAGACACTTCCAACTTTCActaatttattatctttttcgatttctttttctcataattttactttttgtgaacttttaagaatatggCTTGGCCTAGGCGCGCGAATGCGTTACGGCTGCTGGGTTGTAGTAATGCCGCGGTGTCAAGACATGGCCAAGGTCCTTTTTCTGATgcctttgtttgtttttttcccCCTAAAAGGATctgctttaaattttgtttagaaTTTTGGGTTTCAGTTGCGAATGAATACGATCCGGAGCTTCGAGTTGTGCTTGAACTAGCTACGGATGAAGAGTTATATGAGCTTCAAAGAATCCTATTTGGTCCCAGGTTTCCGATTTCGCTTGGTTTTGATTGCTCAGAAATTcaggtttttatttaaaacaatttcttatttggaattttttgtaattttgttacGAATTTCAGCTACTTTAGTCCCTTATTAAAGTCTATACTGAATAAAGATGATGTGGAGGATATGATGATTGAAGAGAATGTTGAGGAGCGAGATGCTTTTATAGCAGGTCTTGAATCACGCTTCTTATTCCTTGCTGCTGATGCCCGATCGACATTGAGGTCAGTGGCTTCGATTGCTTTCATAAATTTGGTCTTGTTGGATGCCTGTTTGCATTGCTAGTTATCTAAGACACTTTGCTGAAACCAAATCAAGCATATGATTGTTGCTGATGGTAGACAGTgacaatttttatttcttttggtgTCAGCTGAGTTTCTGTTTTGATAGGCATCTCACCGATCCCGTTTGATCTTCTAATTAGGGGTTGGAGGCCGTCATACAGAAATGTCCTGCTTTCTGTGAGGAAGAAGTTGAACATTCCTTGCTCAAGCAAATTGTCCACTGAAGATCTGGAAGCAGAGATTTTCCTTCATCTATTGAGGAATTACTCTAGGTAACCTCATTCAATCTCAATGTTTAGCAAAATTTATCCTCATAAAGTTCTTGGTGACTACAAAATCGTGAGATCAAGTACCACAGTAAGTGAATTCATTGCCAGCCAAAATTGAGGATAGGTTTATGGGTCTGTTTAGGTTTGGAAAGTGTTTTTCATTTTACACCTCCACTATTACTGCAATATGATGAACAAAAATGTTTATAAAGAGATTCAATTAAACTGGTAAATAACTAAGTTTTGAAATccttttttatctaaattctgAACAAACTAGACAACTATTTTagcttgtttcttttttaatttctaatgtaTTATTGAAATCAATTTGCTTAAGGTAGAGATAGACGAAAAAAATCAGTTCTATATATGCACAATGGTAACTTTTATTTTGTGCTGCCTTGTTTAGTGAAGAATCAGGAACTTTTCCAGGCTTATGGGAACATAATAATATTTCCAACATCCAAAATAGTCTAGAGTTGGGACTTAGCCAGTGGAAGGTGCAGGTCCTTGCTGCTGGTAAGGTTGGGGCAACAGAATTCCAATCAATGGTTTTGAAggtatttatacttttttttagtccagcttaatttgttaatgattattttgattcttAATATAAATTGATACGTAGTTCATTCCTTCTCTTTGTTTAGGGTGGTGGTATAGTTACTTTGGCAAAACTTTATCAATTGGTAAGATATTGACTTTATAGTAGTTTATGTTTTATCTTGCATTGTTCGTTATTTTATTGAGCTTTATTTGTTGTTTGTGGTAGTTGACGAAGAAATTGTCTGGAAAGGTGTTCCTAGAAGCTGCCAACTATTTGATGAAAAAGGAAGCTCTTAAAAAGGTGGAATTCATAACTTTCTAGTTGTTGAAGGAATTGATCTATGGATGAATTATGAGGATTTGTATTTTACTCAATACTAGAATTCcacatattttttgtttaaaaatgtgCCCAACCTTCGTAACAACTAGAGGTGTCAACTAAATAGGTTGTAGTAAATTTGAGTTACGTTGGTTTTTACATTTGAATTTTAACCTTGTCTGGTCATTTTTGGGTGAACGTTACCCTCCAACCTCCCCTTTTTTTCATGCTACTGCTATATGCAAGGCAatcatcttctgtgtttcttcTCCCTGCATGGAGGGCAGAAGGTAATATTTCAGCATGTACTTGTCTCTCCCTGTGTTCTTCCTAGAATAGTTTATTTATCAAGGGTAGGTGATAATGCTTTTATTCTTTCCTGCATGCTTGAATGTAAGAAGAGCAAATAATTTTTCTGCTACTCACCTATTTGTTCTAAATGTGTTCTACTTTCTTGATTATGATGTAAATGTACATCTTTATTGtttgattaatgaaaattatgtaatgtTCCTAACAGATTTAATAGTGTTTTcctattattttgttatttttttagttgtCATGTATCAATCTTCAACTCTCTTTATATCGATGTAAATAATCTTGGCTGAGATGATAGAATGTATAGCATAATTTAGCTTTGAAACTCTTAACTAACTTTCTTGCTTTCTTGGCTTCTAGGGGGGGCAGGTAGTTGCTACTAGTGTAGAGTCAAGAGCGGCCTTGCTTGCGGCTAAGCaggtaattttattatcatcatcatgaTAGAATATAAAGTTCCTTCTTGTTAATATATACTGTCATATggaaaataatctaaaattactaatgaATAAATTCGATTTTATGGGTGTAAATGTACATGCTACTTTCTTAGTTTATGCATTTTCCCTTCTTCCCTGTTTGGCTATGCATGTGCTGTGATATTAATATATCGAGTTTTTATTTGATACAAGTGAACAATTACATTACAATGGGGAAAGGGGGAAAGGGTTTACAAACACAATGATCAAACCCTAGACCTCATGCCAATCAACTTGAAACCCACACAAGTTTGCCACTGAGCCAGTGGCATGATTGGCAATATATCAAGTTACAACCTATGCTCTActatatactaaaatattaagTGCTAATCTCTACCATAGTATTTGTCTTAAAGTTAAGTCTACATGGtatatattgattttctttgggttaaatttggtaatttttgttaaaatatttttatggagAGAGCATTACTTCATCATTATTTATGAATAGTTGCAAAGCTAATATGTGTGAGTTGTTTGTTGCGCACCTGGTTTTATTGTTTGACATCTTCTTGTTTGTCTGCACTCTAATCATGGACAGGGCTTTGCAGGTGCTACATCCAGATATGTGGGCTTGAGGAGTATGATGAATTTGCTTGGCCCACTGTATTGACTCTTTtctgtttaaatatttatcatttactTTTTCCTTGCATATTAAATGTTGTTGTTCTTGGCTTGCTAGAGAATTTTGTTTGATGCAAACCCATCTTCTCAATGTTCATAAGTTTAAAGCTTAATGTGCATCATAGAGAGATATGATTGTTGCCTCCTTTTTTTCCTATCAATAAAACAATCATACTAGTCTTCAACAAACCAACTTCTTTATAGCTTACTGACTCATGATTGATACTCTAGCACACCTTTTTGTTTATGGTCCCTAGTTACGGACTGAGCCACCATAGGATTCATAGGAAAATTGTTTAACTTTGCGTGGCTTTTCCCATTGAATTGTTTCTTTCACGCGAATGCCTTATGGAGACTGTGTGGAACTCTTTTAAAGGGAGTCCCTTACCTTAAACTCAATAGAGAGAGTCTTAAAGCTTTTAAAATGGGATTAATCTGCTTTCTGGAAATTATTAAATAGAGTGTTTATTAGATTTTGATTAAGagattatttttggaaataaatcAAACTGATATCacgtttgatttgattttccttAATATCCTCAAAGTGATTTATGGACTATGGTTATTCAAAAGGGAGTTTTGATAAAAGGATAAATCAATTATCCCATCTTTCACCTTTTGACCCCGAAATACTCTGCTTAGCCCACAAGGGTTCTTCTAGATGACTCTCTGAAAGGTTTAAGAGAGTGTTCTGTTCATGTTCGTTGAGTGGATATAGTAGATGTCGGAATGAAAAAGTTTGTGGCTATTCAGTTCGACCTTTGCACTAAACGCGTTTTGGTAAACCCGAGTCTGTCTACTCAGATCGTTTGAAGGTATATTTTGAACCTTCTTTATCTCGGATATGTTATCTtgcacatggatccatggtgcGGGTTTGTTGTAAATTGTTTTCCCGATGCGCTGAAGGTGCTCAGGTGACCCAACAATCCCATAAGAGATTGGGTTCCTCCTTTTCCATTTGGTAAGACCACA
This region includes:
- the LOC105787237 gene encoding uncharacterized protein LOC105787237 isoform X2 — encoded protein: MALYLSSFFPLAATTTTTSLSFSSSFSNMAWPRRANALRLLGCSNAAVSRHGQVANEYDPELRVVLELATDEELYELQRILFGPRFPISLGFDCSEIQSILNKDDVEDMMIEENVEERDAFIAGLESRFLFLAADARSTLRGWRPSYRNVLLSVRKKLNIPCSSKLSTEDLEAEIFLHLLRNYSSEESGTFPGLWEHNNISNIQNSLELGLSQWKVQVLAAGKVGATEFQSMVLKGGGIVTLAKLYQLLTKKLSGKVFLEAANYLMKKEALKKGGQVVATSVESRAALLAAKQGFAGATSRYVGLRSMMNLLGPLFWGTFLADVVIQMLGTDYARILRAIYGFAQIRITRTYR
- the LOC105787237 gene encoding uncharacterized protein LOC105787237 isoform X3, whose protein sequence is MALYLSSFFPLAATTTTTSLSFSSSFSNMAWPRRANALRLLGCSNAAVSRHGQEFWVSVANEYDPELRVVLELATDEELYELQRILFGPSYFSPLLKSILNKDDVEDMMIEENVEERDAFIAGLESRFLFLAADARSTLRGWRPSYRNVLLSVRKKLNIPCSSKLSTEDLEAEIFLHLLRNYSSEESGTFPGLWEHNNISNIQNSLELGLSQWKVQVLAAGKVGATEFQSMVLKGGGIVTLAKLYQLLTKKLSGKVFLEAANYLMKKEALKKGGQVVATSVESRAALLAAKQGFAGATSRYVGLRSMMNLLGPLFWGTFLADVVIQMLGTDYARILRAIYGFAQIRITRTYR
- the LOC105787237 gene encoding uncharacterized protein LOC105787237 isoform X4; protein product: MALYLSSFFPLAATTTTTSLSFSSSFSNMAWPRRANALRLLGCSNAAVSRHGQVANEYDPELRVVLELATDEELYELQRILFGPSYFSPLLKSILNKDDVEDMMIEENVEERDAFIAGLESRFLFLAADARSTLRGWRPSYRNVLLSVRKKLNIPCSSKLSTEDLEAEIFLHLLRNYSSEESGTFPGLWEHNNISNIQNSLELGLSQWKVQVLAAGKVGATEFQSMVLKGGGIVTLAKLYQLLTKKLSGKVFLEAANYLMKKEALKKGGQVVATSVESRAALLAAKQGFAGATSRYVGLRSMMNLLGPLFWGTFLADVVIQMLGTDYARILRAIYGFAQIRITRTYR
- the LOC105787237 gene encoding uncharacterized protein LOC105787237 isoform X1, which produces MALYLSSFFPLAATTTTTSLSFSSSFSNMAWPRRANALRLLGCSNAAVSRHGQEFWVSVANEYDPELRVVLELATDEELYELQRILFGPRFPISLGFDCSEIQSILNKDDVEDMMIEENVEERDAFIAGLESRFLFLAADARSTLRGWRPSYRNVLLSVRKKLNIPCSSKLSTEDLEAEIFLHLLRNYSSEESGTFPGLWEHNNISNIQNSLELGLSQWKVQVLAAGKVGATEFQSMVLKGGGIVTLAKLYQLLTKKLSGKVFLEAANYLMKKEALKKGGQVVATSVESRAALLAAKQGFAGATSRYVGLRSMMNLLGPLFWGTFLADVVIQMLGTDYARILRAIYGFAQIRITRTYR
- the LOC105787237 gene encoding uncharacterized protein LOC105787237 isoform X5 gives rise to the protein MMIEENVEERDAFIAGLESRFLFLAADARSTLRGWRPSYRNVLLSVRKKLNIPCSSKLSTEDLEAEIFLHLLRNYSSEESGTFPGLWEHNNISNIQNSLELGLSQWKVQVLAAGKVGATEFQSMVLKGGGIVTLAKLYQLLTKKLSGKVFLEAANYLMKKEALKKGGQVVATSVESRAALLAAKQGFAGATSRYVGLRSMMNLLGPLFWGTFLADVVIQMLGTDYARILRAIYGFAQIRITRTYR